In Streptococcus parasuis, the following proteins share a genomic window:
- the tnpB gene encoding IS66 family insertion sequence element accessory protein TnpB (TnpB, as the term is used for proteins encoded by IS66 family insertion elements, is considered an accessory protein, since TnpC, encoded by a neighboring gene, is a DDE family transposase.), which produces MTIRLSDLGQVYLVCGKTDMRQGIDSLAYLVKSQFNLDPFSGQVYLFCGGRKDRFKALYWDGQGFWLLYKRFENGKLTWPNNEEEVKALTSEQVDWLMKGFSISPKINVSKSRDFY; this is translated from the coding sequence ATGACAATCCGGCTCAGTGATTTAGGTCAAGTCTACTTGGTTTGCGGGAAAACAGATATGCGTCAAGGGATTGATTCTCTCGCCTACCTTGTCAAAAGTCAGTTCAATCTGGATCCCTTCTCCGGTCAGGTCTATCTCTTTTGCGGAGGTCGAAAAGATCGATTCAAAGCTCTTTATTGGGATGGACAGGGATTTTGGTTATTGTATAAACGTTTTGAAAATGGGAAATTGACCTGGCCAAACAATGAAGAGGAGGTTAAGGCGCTAACTTCCGAGCAGGTGGACTGGCTCATGAAAGGATTTTCTATCAGTCCAAAAATAAATGTTTCAAAAAGTCGTGATTTCTATTGA
- a CDS encoding acyltransferase family protein has translation MLKNKNKDKMIFYSFWMTILIVVYHLAPHLIELSDFNRGGYIRPFFETFGSIALNYFFAVSAYKFYVSEKSCRDKLKKRLMTLIVPYIAWNTIYIGLYIFQNGLPNIRTIILGYTLTPFDGPLWYIFVLYMFLAISSICMSLWPRLSTKLEWLIIILTFVAAVYHHAVIYSLISFPYDWWVERTLRMAPPFLYGVYCSKHKSIELGRHSTVIPGIISMICLLSSTILGDNVITTLLLYLCTLSLWNVLPNFTLKADSIIKNDMFIVYSIHEGIIIVMLAVLNKENVHFGKYSSLIFMILLETVLIVTIGFCLNLIIRRLPTVVNIIFTGGRNEHHNKEKKQY, from the coding sequence TTGTTAAAAAATAAAAATAAAGACAAAATGATTTTTTATTCTTTTTGGATGACTATTCTAATAGTTGTCTACCACTTGGCTCCTCATTTAATTGAATTGTCAGATTTTAATAGGGGGGGGTACATAAGACCGTTTTTTGAAACATTTGGGTCAATTGCGTTAAATTATTTTTTTGCTGTTTCTGCATATAAGTTTTATGTGTCTGAAAAATCTTGTAGAGATAAATTAAAAAAACGATTAATGACACTTATTGTTCCTTATATTGCTTGGAATACGATTTATATCGGCCTTTATATTTTCCAAAATGGATTGCCCAATATTAGAACGATTATTTTAGGATATACATTGACACCTTTTGATGGACCGTTATGGTATATTTTTGTTTTATATATGTTTTTGGCAATTTCCTCAATTTGTATGAGTCTGTGGCCTCGGCTATCAACAAAACTTGAATGGCTAATTATTATATTGACATTTGTTGCAGCAGTGTATCACCATGCTGTGATTTATTCATTGATCAGCTTTCCGTATGACTGGTGGGTTGAAAGAACATTAAGAATGGCACCGCCATTCTTATATGGTGTATATTGTTCAAAGCATAAATCAATTGAGCTTGGTAGGCATAGTACAGTTATACCAGGAATTATATCGATGATATGTTTATTAAGTTCCACGATTTTAGGCGATAATGTTATTACAACACTACTATTATATTTATGCACATTGTCATTATGGAATGTTCTTCCTAATTTTACATTGAAGGCTGATTCGATAATTAAAAATGATATGTTTATAGTATATTCAATACATGAGGGAATAATTATAGTAATGCTTGCTGTGCTTAATAAGGAAAATGTTCATTTTGGAAAATACAGTAGCTTGATTTTCATGATACTTCTCGAAACAGTGCTGATTGTTACAATAGGGTTTTGCTTGAATTTGATTATTAGAAGACTGCCTACAGTAGTTAATATCATATTTACCGGGGGAAGAAATGAACATCACAACAAAGAGAAAAAGCAATATTGA
- a CDS encoding lipopolysaccharide biosynthesis protein produces the protein MNNKRTTLINIFAALITLGVQMFISFWLSPFVVGKLGEEAYGFINLANNFVSYASLVSVAINSMASRYISVEYNSGNKEKAKSYFCSVFIANCFLYGLILIVSILFVWKLKYIVNITAALVFQVKLTFLLSFVNMGTSLIGTVYTAAAFTTGEMHYNSIVQIISNVIKCILIFSLFSFFPAKVYYLSLATLIAGLVTLWGNYKVTKKLFVDFDIDKSYFDFSKLKVLLKSGFWVLISNTSNLLLNGLDLLFSNWFISSAIMGRLSLAKQIPLALSNALGVFSNIFSSALTKVFASEGNNKLIDEANSQLKILTMFFTVPYAGIIVFGYVFLKLWLSDTSYTETQFVEIYILMILVLLDIIISTYMYSIHSIFIAIDKVRIYSVVLLVSSIISIATTLILLKYTGLGVYAIAGTSTVILGFTHGVVVPACAAKLLHRPIWTFWKTEFKSWVSLVVVCVVFSVMKNFMDFQNWISFFINIMIAGLIGYILEFILVFSKQEKQEIISIIKLKLIRK, from the coding sequence ATGAATAATAAAAGAACGACGTTAATAAATATATTTGCTGCACTTATTACATTAGGGGTTCAGATGTTTATTAGCTTTTGGCTGTCCCCTTTTGTCGTAGGAAAATTAGGAGAAGAGGCATACGGATTTATAAATCTAGCTAATAATTTCGTTTCGTATGCCAGTCTTGTTTCCGTCGCAATTAATTCAATGGCTAGTAGATATATATCGGTAGAATATAATTCCGGCAACAAAGAAAAGGCAAAATCATATTTTTGCTCTGTCTTTATTGCAAATTGCTTTTTGTATGGGCTAATATTGATTGTTTCGATTTTATTTGTTTGGAAATTGAAATATATTGTGAATATCACAGCAGCATTGGTGTTTCAAGTTAAACTGACATTTTTATTAAGTTTTGTAAATATGGGAACATCTCTAATAGGCACGGTGTATACGGCTGCAGCATTTACAACGGGAGAAATGCACTATAATTCGATTGTGCAAATAATATCGAATGTAATTAAATGCATACTAATATTTAGCCTTTTCTCTTTTTTTCCGGCAAAGGTTTATTACTTGAGTTTGGCAACGCTTATTGCAGGTCTTGTGACTCTTTGGGGAAATTATAAAGTTACAAAAAAATTGTTCGTAGATTTTGATATAGATAAAAGTTATTTTGATTTCAGTAAACTAAAAGTATTGTTGAAGTCGGGTTTTTGGGTATTGATATCTAATACAAGCAATTTGTTACTAAACGGATTGGATCTTTTGTTTAGCAACTGGTTCATTAGTAGTGCTATAATGGGGCGTCTTTCTTTGGCTAAGCAAATCCCTTTGGCGTTAAGTAATGCCTTAGGAGTGTTTTCAAATATTTTCTCTTCAGCCCTAACGAAAGTTTTTGCGTCAGAAGGCAACAACAAACTTATTGATGAAGCCAATAGTCAGCTGAAAATATTGACGATGTTTTTCACCGTTCCATATGCTGGTATTATTGTGTTTGGATATGTTTTTTTGAAGCTATGGTTGAGTGACACGAGTTATACAGAAACACAGTTCGTAGAAATATATATCCTTATGATCTTAGTACTTTTGGATATTATTATCAGCACATATATGTACAGCATTCATTCTATATTTATTGCTATTGATAAAGTTAGGATATATTCAGTTGTACTGCTCGTTTCAAGTATAATCAGTATTGCAACTACCTTAATACTTCTGAAATATACTGGATTAGGTGTTTATGCTATAGCAGGAACGAGCACGGTAATTTTAGGGTTTACGCATGGAGTTGTTGTTCCGGCGTGTGCAGCAAAATTACTGCATCGACCTATATGGACGTTTTGGAAAACAGAATTTAAATCCTGGGTATCTTTAGTCGTTGTATGTGTTGTTTTCTCTGTAATGAAAAATTTTATGGATTTCCAAAATTGGATCAGCTTTTTCATCAATATAATGATAGCAGGTTTGATTGGGTATATATTGGAATTTATTCTCGTTTTTAGCAAGCAGGAGAAACAAGAGATAATCAGCATTATAAAACTCAAATTGATAAGAAAGTAG
- a CDS encoding family 6 glucosyltransferase, producing the protein MTKSIGILYICTGPYVLFWKDFYESFEKNFLPGYEKRYYVFTDAEEIFVENNLNVKKIEIEPMPWPLITLFRFSTFLKIEDELKKCDYLMFSNANMICNEIITPEEFLPRKNEVLSVTSHPGYYGKSVIEFPFERRKSSTAYIPWNCGKNYVIGALFCGTSDAFIKMSKTLKHNIEEDLKKNIIAKWHDESQLNRYIVNKSGVRILEPMYCYPCGMEVSYPKKIYAVSKQAKFDVKSFKGQYSKRQNVVRKSLGILKRKLLLKERFMYLIDTISGTHIEEISDE; encoded by the coding sequence ATGACAAAAAGCATTGGAATATTATATATATGTACAGGACCATATGTCTTATTTTGGAAGGACTTCTATGAGTCATTTGAAAAGAATTTTTTACCCGGCTATGAGAAAAGATATTATGTCTTTACGGATGCCGAGGAAATCTTTGTCGAGAACAATCTAAATGTAAAAAAAATTGAGATTGAGCCAATGCCTTGGCCGCTTATTACGCTTTTTAGATTTTCAACATTTTTGAAGATAGAAGATGAACTGAAAAAATGTGATTATCTCATGTTTTCGAATGCAAACATGATTTGTAATGAGATTATCACACCGGAAGAATTTTTACCAAGAAAAAATGAAGTGTTATCGGTGACTTCACATCCGGGATATTATGGAAAAAGTGTAATAGAATTTCCTTTTGAAAGAAGAAAAAGTTCTACGGCATATATACCGTGGAATTGTGGAAAAAATTATGTAATTGGTGCGTTGTTCTGTGGTACGAGTGATGCTTTTATTAAGATGTCAAAAACGCTCAAACATAATATTGAGGAAGATTTAAAAAAGAACATTATTGCAAAATGGCATGATGAATCACAGTTAAATAGATATATTGTTAATAAATCGGGTGTTCGTATATTAGAGCCAATGTATTGCTATCCCTGTGGCATGGAAGTTTCATATCCGAAGAAAATATATGCTGTAAGTAAACAGGCAAAATTTGATGTTAAATCCTTTAAAGGCCAGTATTCCAAGAGACAAAATGTTGTAAGAAAATCTTTAGGTATTTTAAAAAGAAAACTGTTATTGAAAGAAAGATTTATGTATTTGATAGATACTATCTCAGGAACTCATATTGAGGAAATAAGTGATGAATAA
- a CDS encoding alpha-1,2-fucosyltransferase — MEKNKIYLPLQGRIGNQLFQYAFARKLQLEMPNNPTIIMDDSDIIRCNWENSLMYYDLPNVEYIHESILENRFVMSKQYFLRKIYRVLTRKKNYMDKFKMESKLNPFFNKSGLFFCENGYMEQHLNIKKPIYIEGYFQSQKYFNEIKADLLTLFDGTQFPDYDKYPGLYKLRERNSVCISVKVEHNVGSSMYDVCSMKYWEEAIQYVIKNVDNPLFFICSDNVDYVLEHLIDASKYDYVVQDKSKPVYVSLAAMSECKNFIIGNTTFGWWAQYLSKADKKIVVAPSKWMSVDMPLDLYEDSWHLIEV; from the coding sequence ATGGAGAAAAATAAAATTTATTTGCCATTGCAAGGAAGAATTGGAAATCAGCTTTTTCAATACGCATTTGCAAGAAAGCTACAATTAGAAATGCCTAATAATCCCACAATTATAATGGATGATTCTGATATTATCCGATGCAATTGGGAAAATTCCTTAATGTATTATGATTTGCCGAATGTGGAATATATACATGAAAGCATTCTTGAAAATCGTTTTGTGATGTCAAAACAATACTTTCTTAGAAAAATATACCGAGTTTTAACACGAAAAAAAAATTATATGGATAAGTTCAAGATGGAAAGCAAATTAAATCCATTCTTTAATAAATCAGGACTTTTCTTTTGTGAAAATGGGTATATGGAACAGCATTTAAATATAAAAAAGCCAATTTATATTGAGGGATATTTCCAGTCACAAAAATATTTTAATGAAATTAAAGCAGATTTACTGACTTTGTTTGATGGGACACAATTTCCTGATTATGATAAATATCCGGGTCTTTACAAATTGCGTGAACGAAACAGTGTTTGTATAAGCGTAAAGGTTGAGCATAATGTTGGAAGTTCTATGTACGACGTGTGTTCAATGAAATATTGGGAAGAAGCCATTCAATATGTAATAAAAAATGTTGATAATCCGCTGTTCTTTATTTGCTCGGATAATGTAGATTATGTATTGGAGCATTTAATTGACGCTTCAAAATATGACTATGTAGTTCAGGATAAAAGCAAACCGGTCTATGTGTCGCTTGCAGCAATGAGTGAGTGTAAGAATTTTATTATAGGGAATACTACATTTGGTTGGTGGGCACAGTATTTATCTAAAGCAGATAAAAAAATTGTTGTTGCTCCTTCCAAATGGATGTCGGTTGATATGCCACTTGACTTATATGAGGATAGCTGGCATTTAATTGAAGTATAG
- a CDS encoding acyltransferase, with protein MLYKKLQKIWHYIKCVIICKQEIGYGSKKRFRKFGENSIIARPYLQLSGCRNIEIGNGTTILNNSRLSVYGNDSIKANITIGNNCYIGFGFSALASSKANITIEDNVLFASNVIVTNENHGMNPESSVPYMDQELTAKDVSIGEGSWIGEKVCIVSGVSIGKKCIIGAGSVVTKSIPSYSIAAGNPAKVLKVYNFESKRWEKYNEKNGEK; from the coding sequence ATGTTATATAAAAAATTGCAGAAAATTTGGCATTATATAAAATGTGTCATTATTTGTAAGCAAGAGATCGGTTATGGTTCCAAAAAGAGGTTTAGAAAATTTGGGGAAAATTCTATAATTGCTAGGCCTTATTTACAGTTGTCAGGATGCCGAAATATTGAAATTGGGAATGGTACTACCATACTAAATAATAGTCGTCTTTCGGTTTATGGCAATGATAGCATTAAAGCCAATATAACAATTGGAAACAATTGTTATATTGGCTTTGGATTTTCAGCATTAGCTTCATCCAAAGCTAATATAACTATAGAAGATAATGTATTATTTGCCTCAAATGTTATTGTAACAAACGAAAATCACGGAATGAATCCTGAGAGCTCAGTGCCATACATGGATCAAGAATTAACAGCAAAGGATGTGTCTATTGGTGAGGGTTCCTGGATAGGGGAAAAGGTTTGTATCGTGTCCGGTGTTTCTATTGGAAAGAAATGCATAATCGGAGCAGGATCAGTGGTTACAAAATCTATACCAAGTTATTCTATAGCAGCAGGTAATCCTGCAAAAGTATTAAAAGTATATAATTTCGAATCGAAAAGATGGGAAAAATATAATGAAAAAAATGGAGAAAAATAA
- a CDS encoding NAD-dependent epimerase/dehydratase family protein yields the protein MKIVVTGANGYLGTGIVKQLCDDGNEVIAVCHHDSEEIDKRAKVVKCDIFSVDDPFCEFESPDILLHLAWRNGFVHNDTSHVMDLPKHYNFLEKMAANGVKKIAVLGSMHEVGFFEGSIKEDTPTNPESLYGISKDALRNMTKLICKNHKVIFQWLRGYYIVGNTEHGCSIFSKITAAEKEGKKLFPFTSGQNQWDFIDYNEFSQQVSAAIVQNEVVGIINICHGRPEKLADRVERFIRENNYNIKLDYGKFPDRPYDSKAVWGDDAKIKIIMENRKSK from the coding sequence ATGAAAATAGTAGTTACAGGAGCCAATGGCTATTTGGGGACTGGAATTGTAAAACAGTTGTGTGATGACGGGAATGAAGTGATTGCTGTTTGTCATCATGATTCAGAAGAAATTGATAAACGTGCCAAGGTTGTTAAGTGTGATATTTTTTCAGTAGATGATCCATTTTGTGAATTTGAAAGTCCGGACATTTTGTTGCACCTGGCATGGAGAAATGGTTTTGTACATAATGATACTTCACATGTTATGGATTTGCCAAAGCATTATAATTTTTTAGAAAAAATGGCAGCAAACGGTGTGAAAAAAATTGCAGTGTTAGGATCTATGCATGAAGTAGGTTTTTTTGAGGGAAGTATAAAGGAAGATACACCTACTAATCCCGAAAGCTTATATGGTATATCAAAAGATGCGTTACGCAACATGACAAAGTTAATCTGTAAAAATCATAAGGTTATTTTTCAGTGGCTCAGGGGATATTATATTGTCGGTAATACAGAGCATGGATGCTCAATTTTTTCAAAGATAACGGCAGCTGAAAAAGAAGGGAAAAAACTGTTTCCATTTACATCAGGACAAAATCAATGGGATTTTATTGACTATAATGAATTTTCGCAACAAGTATCGGCGGCAATTGTACAAAATGAAGTTGTTGGCATTATAAATATATGTCATGGAAGACCTGAGAAGTTGGCTGACCGAGTAGAAAGATTTATCAGAGAAAATAATTATAATATTAAACTTGATTATGGTAAATTCCCGGATCGTCCTTATGATAGTAAGGCTGTTTGGGGGGACGATGCAAAAATAAAAATTATCATGGAAAACAGAAAATCAAAATAA
- a CDS encoding glycosyltransferase → MEDLISVIMSTYNESVSELRESIESVLKQTYSNIEFVIVIDNPNNEELSAFIYSFDDPRIRVIKNDRNIGLVNSLNKAICQSKGEYLARMDADDICEVNRLKLQKEYLDKNNLDLVGGSVCLIDENGNYISKLHFPYKQYLIKHFLKWGNCIPHPTWLVRKEVYTKLNGYRDVPRCEDYDFVCRSVQNHFKLGNVNDFILKYRIRSDSVSNSNKVEQYILRRFISENRKTGVTEQEIRDYLNSDLYYREIAEYEKFQKIKKRIKTSPNIVDFVKLCGNINTYYLGIEKVCLKIRNFV, encoded by the coding sequence ATGGAAGATCTCATAAGTGTAATAATGAGTACTTACAATGAATCCGTTTCCGAACTAAGAGAAAGTATAGAATCGGTTTTAAAACAAACATATTCCAATATTGAATTTGTAATTGTGATTGATAATCCAAATAATGAAGAATTAAGTGCGTTTATTTATTCATTTGATGACCCCCGCATTCGTGTTATAAAAAATGACAGGAATATTGGTCTTGTTAATAGTTTAAATAAAGCCATCTGCCAATCCAAAGGAGAATATTTAGCAAGAATGGATGCGGATGATATTTGTGAAGTAAATAGATTGAAATTACAAAAAGAATATTTGGATAAAAATAATCTTGATTTAGTCGGTGGAAGCGTATGCTTAATTGATGAGAATGGAAATTATATTTCTAAATTGCATTTTCCATACAAGCAGTATTTAATTAAACATTTTTTGAAATGGGGAAACTGTATTCCTCACCCAACTTGGTTGGTAAGAAAAGAAGTATATACTAAATTAAATGGATATCGTGATGTCCCCAGATGTGAGGATTATGATTTTGTTTGCCGATCTGTGCAAAATCATTTTAAATTGGGAAATGTTAATGATTTTATTTTGAAATACAGAATCAGATCAGATAGTGTTTCAAATAGTAACAAGGTTGAACAGTATATTTTAAGAAGATTTATATCCGAAAATAGAAAAACAGGGGTTACAGAACAAGAAATACGGGATTATTTAAATTCTGATTTATATTATCGTGAAATTGCAGAGTATGAAAAATTTCAGAAAATAAAAAAAAGAATTAAAACTTCTCCAAACATTGTTGATTTCGTTAAATTGTGTGGGAATATCAATACATACTATTTGGGAATTGAAAAAGTATGTTTAAAGATAAGAAATTTTGTATAA
- a CDS encoding glycosyltransferase family 2 protein gives MLFSIVVPVYNVEKYLDECINSIIEQSKAIDNDLEVLLIDDGSIDNSGSICDSYENKYPDLIRVFHKENQGLLATRRYGFKKASGEYIVNCDSDDLLEPGMLLKLKNVINKYTEPDVILFNYNYMVGDSKKIAYKNIFSVEPEIRVDKESVLETFLKDHSVVSLCTKIYKRSCIDVDKDYSSFYKVSNGEDSLQSIELYNKAESFIYMNDALYDYRIGSGMTRRFDKNYYIGFKAVLEQIRNQKNRWKICDFEKLFAVKVMQTVGRAITQSRYGVWKSYTQQREYFTNIRKDEMVDNALSYLKSIKGYLQTDHYYLLTLLKFRLYFSICMLLHIKNILGKIGRGKCK, from the coding sequence ATGCTATTCAGTATTGTTGTCCCTGTATACAACGTAGAAAAATATTTAGATGAGTGTATAAACTCTATAATAGAACAGTCAAAAGCAATTGATAATGATCTTGAAGTTCTTCTGATCGATGATGGCTCTATAGATAACAGTGGCAGTATTTGTGATAGTTATGAAAACAAATATCCAGATTTAATTCGAGTTTTTCATAAAGAAAATCAAGGATTATTAGCGACTAGGCGATATGGTTTTAAGAAGGCCAGTGGAGAATATATTGTGAATTGTGATTCTGATGATTTATTAGAACCAGGTATGTTACTGAAATTAAAGAATGTAATAAATAAATATACTGAGCCGGACGTTATTTTATTTAATTACAATTATATGGTGGGTGACTCTAAGAAAATTGCTTATAAAAATATTTTTTCTGTAGAACCAGAAATAAGAGTAGATAAGGAAAGTGTTTTAGAGACGTTCTTGAAAGACCATAGTGTTGTAAGTTTGTGTACAAAAATATATAAAAGAAGTTGCATTGATGTTGATAAGGATTATTCATCGTTTTATAAAGTTTCAAATGGTGAGGATTCATTACAGAGCATTGAACTATATAATAAAGCAGAATCGTTTATTTATATGAACGATGCACTTTATGATTATCGCATAGGAAGCGGAATGACCCGCAGATTTGATAAAAATTATTATATTGGCTTTAAGGCAGTTCTTGAGCAAATAAGAAACCAAAAGAACAGATGGAAGATATGTGATTTTGAAAAATTGTTTGCAGTAAAAGTTATGCAGACAGTGGGACGTGCCATCACGCAATCACGATATGGGGTTTGGAAGTCCTATACTCAACAAAGAGAGTATTTTACCAATATTCGCAAGGATGAGATGGTTGATAACGCATTAAGCTACTTAAAATCTATAAAAGGATATTTGCAAACGGATCACTATTATTTATTAACACTATTAAAATTCAGATTATATTTTTCCATATGTATGCTTTTGCACATAAAAAATATTTTGGGCAAAATTGGAAGAGGAAAGTGTAAATGA